A region from the Halobacillus mangrovi genome encodes:
- a CDS encoding ABC-F family ATP-binding cassette domain-containing protein: protein MILMQLNQLTKRFGAELILSNIKLEVQMNDRIAIVGRNGAGKSTLLKMMAGEMSYDSGDIFKPKETTVGYLAQNTGLQSEETIWNEMENVFTHLKDLEKELRSMETKMADPDLLEDRDKYQQLLTEYDRKQEYFKTAGGYQYETDIKAVLNGLNFKDFDWNTPITSLSGGQKTRLALGKLLLTKPDVLILDEPTNHLDIDTLSWLEGYLQGYAGAVVIVSHDRYFLDKIVNTVYEIAFQSSKKYHGNYSDYLKKKEADFEIEMKRFEKQQEEIKKMEDFIQKNIVRATTSKRAQSRRKQLEKMERIDKPKDDNLSAKFSFQVAKRSGNDVLRLRDYGFRYEPDSPYLFENLSLEVTRGDSIALVGPNGVGKTTLLKTLIGELEGSKGEKMIGTNVQIGYYDQEQTKLDSKKTVLQELWDDYPMKNEKDIRTILGNFLFSGEDVLKPVSALSGGEKARLSLAKLMMQEANFLILDEPTNHLDLDSKEVLEAALVDYPGTLIFVSHDRYFINKIATQIVEMLPGETKLYLGDYDYYAEKKQEEYELQQIEEAERLKNEPAKQEVQQKNSFQQDKAAKREERKKNRRIAEIEEEIEQLEAELEKNDELLCDPEIYQDHEKSLELTEANTQYQERIEALMEEWESLHEE, encoded by the coding sequence ATGATTCTCATGCAACTGAATCAATTGACGAAGCGTTTTGGTGCGGAGTTGATTTTATCGAATATTAAATTAGAAGTACAAATGAATGATCGGATTGCCATTGTCGGACGTAATGGCGCTGGAAAATCAACGTTACTTAAAATGATGGCCGGGGAAATGAGCTACGACTCCGGCGACATTTTCAAACCGAAAGAAACAACAGTCGGTTATCTTGCTCAAAATACAGGTCTCCAATCCGAAGAGACGATCTGGAATGAAATGGAGAACGTATTTACCCATCTGAAAGACTTGGAAAAAGAACTGCGGTCTATGGAAACTAAGATGGCGGACCCTGATTTGCTTGAAGATAGAGACAAGTACCAGCAGCTTCTCACAGAGTATGACCGCAAGCAGGAATATTTTAAAACAGCAGGTGGTTACCAGTACGAAACTGACATCAAAGCTGTCCTAAATGGTCTTAACTTCAAGGATTTTGATTGGAATACTCCGATCACATCTCTAAGTGGCGGCCAAAAAACAAGGCTTGCGCTAGGTAAGCTGCTTTTGACTAAACCAGATGTCTTGATTCTCGACGAACCGACCAACCACCTGGATATCGACACACTCTCCTGGCTTGAAGGCTACTTGCAAGGGTACGCAGGAGCTGTCGTTATCGTCTCCCACGACCGTTATTTCCTCGACAAAATCGTAAATACCGTTTACGAAATCGCTTTTCAATCTTCGAAAAAATATCACGGCAACTACAGTGATTATTTGAAAAAGAAAGAAGCCGATTTTGAAATCGAGATGAAACGATTCGAGAAACAGCAGGAAGAAATCAAAAAGATGGAAGACTTTATCCAGAAAAACATTGTCCGTGCCACAACAAGTAAACGGGCGCAAAGCCGCAGGAAACAGTTAGAGAAAATGGAGCGCATCGACAAACCGAAGGACGACAACCTGTCTGCGAAATTCAGTTTCCAAGTAGCTAAAAGAAGCGGCAATGATGTGTTGAGACTGCGTGACTACGGCTTTCGTTACGAACCCGATTCGCCTTACTTGTTCGAAAACCTCTCCCTCGAAGTGACCCGTGGGGATTCTATAGCACTTGTCGGACCGAACGGAGTTGGTAAAACTACGTTACTGAAGACACTCATCGGAGAACTTGAAGGCTCCAAAGGAGAAAAGATGATCGGAACCAACGTACAAATTGGTTATTACGATCAGGAGCAGACTAAACTGGACTCGAAGAAAACCGTTCTTCAAGAGCTCTGGGACGACTATCCGATGAAAAATGAGAAAGATATTCGTACGATATTAGGCAACTTTCTCTTCTCTGGAGAAGATGTCTTGAAACCCGTATCTGCTTTAAGCGGAGGCGAGAAAGCGCGCCTGTCCCTTGCGAAGCTGATGATGCAGGAAGCGAATTTCTTAATTTTGGACGAACCGACCAACCATTTGGACTTAGATAGTAAGGAAGTGTTGGAAGCAGCGCTTGTGGATTACCCAGGAACATTAATCTTTGTCTCTCACGACCGCTACTTTATTAACAAAATCGCCACACAAATTGTTGAAATGCTGCCAGGAGAAACAAAACTGTACCTTGGTGATTATGACTATTATGCTGAAAAGAAACAAGAGGAATACGAGCTTCAGCAAATTGAAGAAGCTGAACGCCTGAAAAATGAACCTGCCAAACAAGAGGTTCAGCAGAAGAACAGCTTCCAGCAAGATAAAGCGGCAAAACGCGAGGAGCGTAAGAAAAACCGACGCATCGCAGAAATTGAAGAAGAGATTGAACAGCTGGAAGCCGAGCTTGAAAAAAATGACGAGTTACTGTGCGATCCAGAAATCTATCAAGATCACGAGAAATCATTAGAACTGACTGAAGCCAACACCCAATACCAGGAGCGCATCGAAGCCCTCATGGAAGAATGGGAATCCCTGCATGAAGAGTAA
- the tsaD gene encoding tRNA (adenosine(37)-N6)-threonylcarbamoyltransferase complex transferase subunit TsaD: MSKDQYILAIETSCDETAVAIVKNERELVTNVVASQIESHKRFGGVVPEIASRHHIEQMTVTLEEALDESGLTIDDMDAVAVTEGPGLVGALLVGVNAAKSIAFSKQKPLVGVHHIAGHIYANRLEKEFEFPLLALVVSGGHTELILMREHGKFEIIGETRDDAAGEAYDKVARTLKLPYPGGPQIDRLATEGKETIDFPRAWLEDGSYDFSFSGLKSAVINRLHNAKQKGEVLKDEDVAASFQASVVDVLSTKAYRAAAEYEVKQMIVAGGVAANRGLRSALVEKFEHLDTELLIPPLHLCTDNAAMIAAAGAVAFNQGHRAGWDLNANPGLDLEKYGQRS; encoded by the coding sequence ATGAGTAAAGATCAATATATTTTAGCCATTGAAACGAGCTGTGATGAAACAGCCGTGGCGATAGTAAAAAATGAGCGAGAGCTTGTCACCAATGTGGTGGCTTCGCAGATCGAGAGTCATAAGCGATTCGGTGGGGTTGTCCCTGAAATTGCTTCCAGACACCATATTGAGCAGATGACAGTAACCTTAGAAGAAGCGTTAGACGAATCAGGACTTACGATTGATGATATGGATGCTGTAGCGGTTACTGAAGGTCCTGGCCTTGTAGGAGCTTTGCTGGTTGGAGTCAATGCAGCGAAGTCGATTGCTTTTTCTAAACAGAAACCGCTTGTGGGTGTGCATCATATTGCCGGTCATATTTATGCCAATCGTTTGGAAAAAGAATTTGAGTTTCCTTTGCTAGCTTTAGTTGTCTCAGGTGGGCACACCGAACTGATTCTCATGCGTGAACATGGTAAGTTTGAAATTATCGGAGAAACGCGTGATGATGCAGCAGGTGAGGCTTATGATAAAGTAGCAAGAACTTTAAAACTGCCTTATCCAGGGGGGCCGCAAATTGATCGCTTAGCTACTGAAGGCAAGGAGACGATTGACTTTCCTCGCGCATGGCTGGAGGATGGCTCTTATGACTTTAGTTTCAGCGGATTGAAATCAGCTGTGATCAATCGACTTCACAATGCGAAGCAAAAAGGTGAAGTATTGAAAGATGAAGATGTAGCCGCTAGCTTCCAAGCTAGTGTTGTGGATGTGTTATCCACAAAAGCATATCGTGCAGCAGCGGAATATGAGGTTAAACAGATGATTGTGGCCGGTGGAGTAGCAGCCAATCGCGGGTTGCGTTCGGCTCTTGTGGAAAAGTTTGAACATTTAGACACAGAACTGCTTATTCCACCTTTACACTTATGCACAGATAATGCGGCCATGATTGCAGCTGCAGGGGCAGTAGCATTTAACCAGGGACATCGTGCTGGATGGGATTTAAACGCCAATCCAGGCCTGGATTTAGAGAAATATGGTCAAAGATCGTGA
- the rimI gene encoding ribosomal protein S18-alanine N-acetyltransferase, producing MVDIREMKTEDIDEVLKVEQASFATPWPAETFQNEVTENPYAHYFVIEKNGKVFGYSGLWLIIDEAHVTNIAIHPDYRGHKYGEQLFRHTCEEAISQGAVQLSLEVRVSNTAAQHMYRKFGLVPGGVRKRYYTDNGEDALVMWVGLK from the coding sequence ATGGTCGATATACGAGAAATGAAGACAGAGGATATCGATGAGGTTCTAAAGGTCGAACAAGCGTCTTTTGCTACTCCTTGGCCAGCAGAAACCTTTCAAAATGAAGTAACTGAAAATCCTTATGCCCATTATTTTGTGATTGAGAAAAATGGGAAAGTTTTTGGTTACAGTGGGCTGTGGCTGATTATTGATGAAGCACACGTTACGAATATTGCGATTCATCCAGATTATCGTGGCCATAAATACGGTGAGCAACTGTTTCGTCATACGTGTGAAGAAGCCATTAGCCAGGGGGCCGTTCAGTTATCCTTGGAAGTTAGAGTGTCCAATACTGCTGCCCAGCATATGTACCGGAAGTTCGGGCTTGTACCTGGCGGTGTACGGAAACGATATTATACGGACAACGGAGAAGATGCGTTAGTCATGTGGGTGGGATTAAAATGA
- the tsaB gene encoding tRNA (adenosine(37)-N6)-threonylcarbamoyltransferase complex dimerization subunit type 1 TsaB, which yields MNILAIDTSNYVMGVAIMKNGVVAGEYVTNIKKNHSIRLMPAIDQLMKETGTVPEDLDRIAVAHGPGSYTGVRIGLTTAKTMAWTLNIPVVGVSSLEAVARQGRFFSGYVCPFFDARRGLVYTGLYDQDMKLAKEETNVLMADWLQGLKELGAPVLFVSQDISIHEELIRDTLGEQAVIPEEPYHFSRPSIVAQVGAMKEPGLIHELVPNYLRLPEAEAKWLEQQGKK from the coding sequence ATGAATATTTTAGCGATTGATACTTCCAACTACGTGATGGGCGTTGCCATTATGAAAAATGGTGTCGTTGCTGGGGAGTATGTGACGAATATCAAAAAAAATCATTCCATTCGTTTAATGCCAGCCATCGATCAATTGATGAAGGAGACGGGGACGGTGCCGGAAGACTTGGACCGGATTGCTGTAGCTCACGGGCCGGGTTCCTATACAGGCGTAAGAATAGGTTTAACGACAGCGAAAACAATGGCGTGGACGTTAAATATCCCTGTTGTGGGCGTATCGAGTCTTGAAGCTGTTGCGAGGCAGGGCAGATTCTTTTCAGGTTATGTATGTCCCTTCTTCGACGCTCGGAGAGGACTTGTCTACACAGGCTTATATGACCAGGACATGAAGCTTGCGAAAGAAGAAACGAATGTACTGATGGCGGATTGGCTTCAGGGTTTGAAAGAGCTAGGTGCCCCGGTTCTTTTTGTCAGTCAGGATATTTCGATTCATGAAGAATTGATCCGGGATACGCTTGGTGAGCAGGCGGTCATCCCTGAAGAACCTTACCATTTTTCAAGACCGTCGATTGTGGCTCAAGTAGGAGCTATGAAAGAGCCTGGCCTCATTCATGAATTGGTGCCCAATTATTTACGTCTGCCCGAAGCAGAGGCGAAATGGTTGGAGCAGCAGGGGAAAAAATAA
- the tsaE gene encoding tRNA (adenosine(37)-N6)-threonylcarbamoyltransferase complex ATPase subunit type 1 TsaE encodes MARYEWISSSPEETMAFAEELGHRLQSGDVLTLEGDLGAGKTTFTKGLGRGLGVKRTINSPTFTIIKEYVGRVPFYHMDVYRLEDSDEDLGFEEYFEGDGVCVVEWAHFIEEFLPKERLDLTIKYSDETRRTIILEAKSGHFAEICKEIIK; translated from the coding sequence ATGGCACGGTATGAATGGATCAGCTCTTCTCCAGAAGAGACAATGGCTTTTGCTGAAGAGCTCGGTCATCGACTTCAATCTGGAGATGTATTAACATTAGAAGGAGACCTGGGTGCAGGGAAAACGACTTTTACCAAAGGTTTAGGCCGTGGACTGGGTGTGAAAAGAACGATTAACAGTCCGACGTTTACGATCATCAAAGAATACGTGGGCCGTGTACCTTTTTATCATATGGATGTTTACAGACTTGAAGACAGTGATGAGGATTTAGGTTTTGAAGAATATTTTGAAGGAGACGGTGTCTGTGTGGTCGAGTGGGCGCATTTCATCGAGGAGTTTTTGCCAAAAGAGCGTCTAGATCTCACCATTAAATATTCGGATGAAACGAGGCGGACAATCATCCTCGAAGCGAAATCAGGTCATTTTGCCGAGATTTGTAAGGAGATTATCAAATGA
- the thiL gene encoding thiamine-phosphate kinase, with product MDEFSFIRSIAPSAYQQSSIIKGIGDDAAVFRPSGQDVVTAVDTMVDGVHFSLETMKPYHIGYRALAANISDLAAMGSVPAFYLVSVVVPPEWNSTGLEELYRGMKDLAAQYRMDVIGGDTVSGSELSVSITVIGYVDKDKGRYRSDARAGDVVFVTGTLGDSRAGLECLLKGSTVNDEEKTFLIHRHQMPEPRASFAQALAGVERLALNDISDGMANEANEIAEASEVDIHLEKEQIPFTPTVKEFFSDYYDEWMLAGGEDFELMGTVSAEEWPEVIKAADRVGLKVSKVGIVKEKQKDNPMVYLHEQGTKRVVTKTGYTHLTKKGE from the coding sequence ATGGATGAGTTTTCTTTTATCAGATCAATTGCACCATCTGCCTATCAGCAGTCTTCCATTATAAAGGGAATCGGTGATGATGCGGCAGTATTCAGACCGAGCGGGCAGGACGTTGTAACGGCTGTCGATACGATGGTGGACGGGGTTCATTTTTCCTTAGAAACGATGAAACCGTACCACATCGGCTATAGGGCATTAGCGGCCAATATTAGTGATTTAGCAGCGATGGGGAGTGTGCCGGCCTTTTACTTAGTTTCTGTAGTCGTTCCACCGGAATGGAATTCAACAGGATTAGAAGAGCTTTATCGGGGAATGAAAGATTTAGCAGCCCAGTACAGGATGGATGTCATCGGTGGAGATACCGTTTCTGGAAGTGAGCTATCCGTTTCCATTACAGTCATTGGATATGTGGACAAAGACAAAGGTCGTTATCGTTCAGATGCACGTGCAGGAGATGTCGTATTTGTGACCGGAACACTTGGAGATTCAAGAGCGGGATTGGAATGTCTACTAAAAGGATCTACTGTCAATGATGAGGAAAAGACCTTTCTTATACATAGACACCAAATGCCAGAGCCAAGAGCCTCTTTTGCTCAAGCATTGGCTGGAGTTGAGCGGTTAGCGTTGAATGATATCAGTGACGGAATGGCTAACGAAGCGAATGAAATCGCCGAGGCTTCTGAGGTAGATATACATTTAGAGAAGGAGCAGATTCCTTTTACCCCTACAGTTAAAGAATTCTTCTCTGACTATTATGACGAATGGATGCTTGCAGGAGGAGAGGATTTTGAACTGATGGGTACCGTTTCTGCAGAGGAATGGCCTGAAGTTATAAAAGCTGCTGACCGAGTGGGGTTAAAAGTGAGCAAGGTCGGTATTGTAAAAGAAAAACAGAAAGATAATCCGATGGTCTATCTTCATGAACAGGGAACAAAAAGAGTAGTAACGAAAACAGGTTATACACATTTAACGAAAAAGGGTGAGTAA
- a CDS encoding SprT family protein, which produces MSITNEQLHQWTDDISREYFGKPFFDDVMFNARLRTTGGRYIPSKRVIELNPKYLSELGEEEFKGIIKHELCHYHLHIEGKGYGHRDKEFKELLKKTGSPRHCNPLPSQKLTHLHRYVCTRCEQEYKRKRRVNIKRYRCGKCRGKLKKM; this is translated from the coding sequence ATGTCGATAACAAATGAACAATTACATCAATGGACAGATGACATCTCCCGCGAGTATTTTGGCAAACCTTTTTTCGATGACGTTATGTTTAATGCGCGCCTGAGAACAACAGGGGGGAGGTATATTCCGTCCAAAAGAGTTATTGAACTGAACCCAAAGTATCTATCTGAGCTTGGCGAGGAAGAGTTTAAGGGAATCATTAAGCATGAGCTTTGCCATTATCATCTGCATATTGAAGGAAAAGGATACGGACACCGGGATAAAGAATTCAAAGAGCTGCTCAAAAAAACGGGATCACCAAGACACTGTAATCCCCTGCCTTCTCAGAAGCTCACTCACCTTCATCGATATGTTTGTACCCGTTGTGAACAGGAATATAAAAGAAAGAGAAGGGTGAATATAAAACGTTACCGTTGCGGAAAATGTAGAGGGAAACTAAAAAAGATGTAA
- the cmpA gene encoding cortex morphogenetic protein CmpA gives MPSWLKKQMAKAFLNKDKYQIKLLNQCWYYYQHLYK, from the coding sequence ATGCCCTCTTGGTTAAAAAAACAAATGGCGAAGGCTTTTTTAAACAAAGACAAATATCAGATTAAACTGTTAAACCAATGCTGGTATTATTATCAACACCTCTACAAATAA
- a CDS encoding Tex family protein produces the protein MSDQQSPELLKLVAEQTKLNEKSIKQVIDLLSGGNTVPFIARYRKELTGGLDEVQIKSIEDQWNYVKNVSERKEEVIRLIDEQGKLTEELKKEIQAATLLQKVEDLYRPYKQKRRTRATVAKEKGLEPLALQVWNQEDIHVDEEAKAYLSEEYELDSVEEVLAGVNDILAEWISDDPEYREQIRKQTFQKGTIASTDKNAEQDEKGIFEMYYDYQEPVRAIVSHRILALNRGEKEGVIKVSIQPPEETIIAYLEKNVIKRSTKDRIRTLLAEAIEDSYKRLIQPSIEREIRNTLSETAEEQAIEVFSSNLRSLLLQPPLKGKVVLGIDPAYRTGCKLAAVDETGKVLDIGVMYPTAPRNDVKGAEKKLLSFMEKHPIELMAIGNGTASRETEQFVADMIQKHQLKASYMIVNEAGASVYSASKLARDEFPDFQVEERSAVSIARRVQDPLAELVKIDPKSIGVGQYQHDVTQKKLNESLTFVVETAVNQVGVNVNTASSSLLQYVSGLSKAVANNIVKKREEVGKFQKRSELKDIPRLGAKTFEQSIGFLRILDGNEPLDRTSIHPESYKAAKALLKMVNANAEELGGEELERKLKEINEVEVAEQLEIGRPTLEDIMKSLMQPGRDPRDDLPKPLLKTNVLSMEDLEQGMELEGTVRNVVDFGAFVDIGVKQDGLVHISKLSNKFVKHPMDVVSVGDVVTVWVDQVDIQKQRIALTMVAK, from the coding sequence TTGAGTGATCAACAGAGTCCTGAATTATTAAAGCTTGTTGCAGAGCAGACAAAGTTGAATGAAAAATCGATTAAACAAGTTATTGATTTACTTAGTGGTGGAAACACCGTTCCTTTTATCGCCCGTTACAGAAAAGAGTTAACAGGCGGACTAGATGAAGTGCAAATTAAATCCATAGAAGACCAATGGAATTATGTGAAAAACGTAAGCGAGCGAAAAGAAGAGGTCATTCGCTTGATTGATGAGCAAGGGAAACTGACGGAAGAGCTAAAGAAAGAAATTCAAGCAGCCACTCTGCTCCAAAAAGTAGAAGACCTTTACCGCCCGTATAAACAAAAGAGACGTACACGTGCCACTGTAGCAAAAGAAAAAGGTTTGGAACCACTGGCGCTGCAGGTTTGGAATCAAGAAGATATACATGTGGACGAAGAAGCGAAAGCCTACTTATCCGAAGAATATGAACTTGATTCAGTGGAAGAAGTGTTAGCGGGAGTCAATGATATCTTAGCCGAATGGATCTCGGATGACCCAGAATATCGTGAGCAAATCCGAAAACAGACCTTCCAAAAAGGAACGATTGCTTCTACAGACAAAAACGCAGAGCAGGATGAAAAAGGTATTTTCGAAATGTATTACGATTACCAGGAGCCGGTTCGTGCGATTGTCTCCCACCGTATTCTTGCCTTAAACCGAGGGGAGAAGGAAGGTGTCATTAAAGTATCCATTCAGCCCCCGGAAGAAACAATCATCGCTTATTTAGAGAAGAATGTCATTAAGCGTTCCACTAAAGACAGAATACGTACTCTTCTGGCAGAGGCAATTGAAGACAGCTATAAGCGTTTGATACAACCTTCAATTGAAAGGGAAATCCGGAATACCCTTTCTGAAACAGCGGAAGAACAAGCGATCGAAGTCTTTTCTAGTAATTTAAGAAGTTTGTTATTGCAGCCTCCGTTAAAAGGAAAAGTTGTATTAGGGATCGACCCGGCATATCGTACCGGCTGCAAGCTGGCTGCTGTAGATGAAACTGGAAAAGTCCTTGATATAGGCGTTATGTATCCGACAGCTCCAAGAAATGATGTGAAAGGCGCAGAGAAAAAGCTGCTTTCCTTCATGGAGAAGCATCCAATTGAACTTATGGCTATTGGAAACGGTACAGCATCAAGGGAAACGGAACAGTTCGTAGCGGACATGATTCAAAAACATCAATTAAAGGCTTCCTATATGATTGTTAACGAAGCTGGGGCCAGTGTTTACTCTGCTTCTAAGTTGGCACGTGATGAATTTCCTGATTTTCAGGTGGAAGAAAGAAGTGCTGTTTCGATAGCCAGGCGAGTCCAAGACCCATTAGCAGAGCTTGTAAAGATTGACCCTAAATCCATAGGTGTAGGGCAATATCAACATGACGTCACCCAGAAAAAACTAAACGAATCACTGACCTTTGTTGTGGAAACAGCGGTTAACCAGGTCGGAGTGAATGTAAATACCGCATCATCCTCCTTGCTTCAATATGTATCTGGACTAAGTAAAGCTGTAGCCAACAATATTGTGAAGAAAAGAGAAGAAGTAGGGAAGTTCCAAAAGCGTTCTGAGCTAAAAGATATTCCGCGTCTAGGGGCAAAGACCTTTGAACAAAGTATTGGGTTCTTACGCATTTTAGATGGAAATGAACCACTGGATCGTACATCTATTCACCCAGAGAGCTATAAAGCGGCTAAAGCATTACTGAAGATGGTCAATGCTAATGCTGAAGAATTAGGTGGAGAAGAGCTTGAACGTAAACTGAAGGAAATTAACGAAGTGGAAGTTGCCGAGCAATTGGAAATTGGCAGACCGACGCTTGAAGACATCATGAAATCTCTCATGCAGCCTGGTCGCGACCCACGTGATGATTTGCCTAAACCTTTATTGAAAACGAATGTTTTATCAATGGAGGACTTAGAGCAAGGAATGGAACTTGAAGGAACCGTGAGAAATGTGGTCGACTTTGGTGCCTTTGTCGATATCGGTGTAAAACAGGATGGGCTCGTCCACATCTCCAAGCTTTCCAATAAGTTCGTCAAGCATCCGATGGACGTGGTGTCCGTTGGAGATGTTGTAACCGTCTGGGTAGATCAAGTGGACATACAAAAACAACGCATCGCTTTAACGATGGTCGCAAAGTAA
- a CDS encoding SpoIIE family protein phosphatase has protein sequence MENQQNHVNVSVFQKAKKGNYYCGDSYYFKETEEAFVCALADGLGSGELARDSSQAVMDVIEENPPLTVEALVKKCNEVLMGKRGVVLGVLRIDFETHTYSYSSIGNIGVITIDSEGKRSRSIPLAGYLAGYPRDLRVTRGKVHKGMKFLMFSDGVNDRRLSKHITEARSVNFITEQYKQLYGQTRDDDTTLIAMEYQ, from the coding sequence GTGGAAAATCAACAAAACCATGTCAACGTTTCTGTGTTTCAAAAGGCGAAGAAGGGTAACTATTACTGTGGTGACAGTTACTACTTCAAAGAAACAGAAGAAGCTTTTGTATGTGCATTAGCAGATGGTTTAGGGAGTGGCGAATTGGCACGTGATTCATCGCAGGCCGTTATGGATGTGATTGAAGAGAATCCTCCGTTAACCGTAGAAGCTCTTGTGAAGAAATGTAATGAAGTTTTGATGGGAAAACGAGGAGTTGTCTTAGGGGTGCTCCGCATCGATTTTGAAACTCATACTTATTCTTATTCTTCCATCGGCAATATCGGAGTCATTACGATTGACTCAGAAGGCAAACGGAGCAGAAGTATTCCGCTTGCAGGATATTTAGCTGGTTATCCCAGGGATTTAAGGGTAACAAGAGGGAAGGTCCATAAAGGAATGAAGTTTTTGATGTTTTCTGATGGTGTGAACGACCGCCGTCTGTCTAAGCATATTACGGAAGCAAGAAGTGTCAATTTCATTACGGAACAATATAAACAGCTGTACGGCCAAACGCGAGATGACGATACAACGTTAATTGCGATGGAGTATCAGTAA
- the sigB gene encoding RNA polymerase sigma factor SigB yields the protein MATRSQHHNDEVYEWIEHLQENPRDEAVQEKIVLVYKDLVESIARKYSKNSTIHEDLVQVGMLGLLAAIRRYDPEFGKSFESFAIPTIIGEIKRFIRDKTWSVHVPRRIKELGPKIKKAAEELTSTLQRSPSVLEIADYLEVSEEDVLETMEMGKSYKALSVDRKIEADSDGSTVTILDLIGNQEDGYSHIDQKMLLEKVLPILSEREQEILQCTYFENMSQKDTGERLGISQMHVSRLQRRALRKLREALQAESVEAF from the coding sequence ATGGCGACCAGATCTCAACATCACAATGACGAAGTATATGAATGGATAGAGCATCTACAAGAAAACCCACGGGACGAAGCAGTTCAAGAGAAGATTGTCCTTGTTTATAAGGACCTCGTGGAATCCATTGCTCGTAAGTATTCTAAGAATAGTACAATTCACGAAGATTTAGTGCAAGTCGGCATGTTAGGTCTTTTAGCTGCAATCCGCAGGTATGACCCTGAGTTCGGGAAATCCTTCGAATCGTTTGCCATACCTACAATCATTGGGGAAATCAAACGGTTTATCAGGGACAAAACGTGGAGTGTTCATGTGCCTCGTAGGATTAAGGAGCTCGGACCGAAGATTAAAAAAGCAGCAGAAGAACTGACAAGTACCCTTCAACGCTCTCCTTCTGTGCTTGAGATTGCTGATTATCTGGAAGTTTCTGAAGAAGATGTGTTAGAGACTATGGAAATGGGCAAAAGCTATAAAGCGCTGTCTGTGGATCGGAAGATTGAAGCCGATTCCGATGGAAGTACCGTAACGATCCTTGATTTGATTGGTAACCAGGAAGATGGGTACTCGCATATCGATCAGAAAATGCTGTTAGAAAAAGTTCTCCCCATTCTTAGTGAGAGGGAACAGGAAATTCTGCAATGTACCTATTTTGAAAACATGAGTCAAAAGGACACAGGAGAAAGACTCGGCATATCCCAAATGCATGTTTCTCGATTGCAGCGAAGAGCGCTTCGCAAATTGAGAGAGGCTCTTCAAGCCGAATCGGTTGAGGCGTTTTAG
- the rsbW gene encoding anti-sigma B factor RsbW — MEPFDFVEVKVPAKAEYIGVVRLSTSGIANRMGFAYEDIEDLKVAISEAITNAVKHAYKETGEGEITIGFGVYEDRLEVMVADHGGSFNLGEIKEDIGPYQQDDDIEELREGGFGLFLIDALMDKVEINSKYGVIVLMTKYLHETEVGQNGDQISTSQ; from the coding sequence ATGGAACCATTTGATTTTGTAGAAGTGAAAGTCCCAGCTAAAGCTGAATATATCGGCGTGGTTCGTTTAAGTACGTCAGGAATTGCGAATCGGATGGGTTTTGCTTATGAAGATATAGAGGATTTGAAAGTAGCCATCTCAGAAGCGATTACGAATGCTGTAAAACATGCTTATAAAGAAACGGGAGAAGGTGAAATCACAATTGGGTTCGGTGTTTATGAAGACCGCCTGGAAGTTATGGTAGCCGATCACGGTGGCAGCTTTAACCTTGGGGAAATCAAAGAAGATATCGGACCTTACCAGCAAGATGATGATATCGAAGAACTTCGTGAAGGTGGATTTGGTCTATTCTTGATCGATGCACTAATGGATAAAGTAGAAATTAACAGCAAATATGGAGTAATTGTCTTGATGACAAAATATCTCCATGAAACTGAGGTGGGTCAGAATGGCGACCAGATCTCAACATCACAATGA